A part of Bacillus rossius redtenbacheri isolate Brsri chromosome 1, Brsri_v3, whole genome shotgun sequence genomic DNA contains:
- the LOC134546315 gene encoding activity-regulated cytoskeleton-associated protein-like, whose amino-acid sequence MAGPAHAGAGIRHLEFAGQDHEDPRTFGHTCRDRLARYGVPLDEWTERVSDQLRGAARYWWAMVGEGEMAWDDFISRLESRFNDARALAQCRRSLFCTPQGDDEDVESFIRAKVRLHRWLATGGYLSEALGLVVELMRRELRSHLRGATRCDLEDFVQLAMEIE is encoded by the coding sequence ATGGCCGGCCCAGCCCACGCAGGCGCCGGAATCAGGCACCTGGAGTTCGCCGGACAGGACCACGAGGACCCACGAACATTCGGCCATACCTGCCGTGACCGTTTGGCTCGCTACGGCGTTCCACTCGATGAGTGGACGGAGCGGGTGAGCGACCAGCTCAGAGGGGCCGCCCGTTACTGGTGGGCCATGGTCGGGGAAGGCGAGATGGCATGGGACGACTTCATCTCTCGGCTGGAGAGCCGGTTCAACGATGCGCGAGCACTGGCACAGTGCCGGCGCTCTCTTTTCTGTACCCCACAAGGAGACGACGAGGACGTTGAGTCGTTCATACGAGCCAAAGTGCGACTCCATCGCTGGCTAGCCACTGGAGGCTACCTAAGTGAAGCCCTTGGGCTGGTGGTTGAACTGATGAGGCGGGAGTTGCGTTCACACCTGAGAGGAGCCACCAGATGTGACCTGGAGGACTTTGTGCAACTAGCCATGGAAATTGAATGA